The Numenius arquata chromosome 7, bNumArq3.hap1.1, whole genome shotgun sequence genome has a window encoding:
- the WIPF3 gene encoding WAS/WASL-interacting protein family member 3 has translation MNGGQTYLVKGFLTRIVTGLGSDSGSKPEIQRSSDRCATRQHYTLDHLDFVMEKENLLSSHSAADQSPGSTRLGMEDCVSHLQEEEGETAGTWDGVVLEASSEIPKLRKEDQKARNALLADIQQGTRLRKVTQINDRSAPQIEKPKGANRDGVTSAVNKGGSQQPLGGLFAGGFPVLRPAGQRDMSAGRPGQLPGIRAAAPRTPAPPSSGAVKGSSVPSHPAEGPRAAIPPEPPSTSRAAAGPGRPSLPAPPPPPPASSKPSLTFPPPPPLPPPAERPPKGVSPNAPPPPPLPPPQADKPTKFQVGTVHSPPPPPPPPPPLPLVPPCGFSSRTSDFSAAASSPPEGRDCPPPTPPPPPPPPPHTHSLTSNRLSFPPSPAFSAPLGGADLPPPLPPKSPHLLSQFHKPSSIQSMPLPPTPGLPQPTAVVETRKKRPGRGAGAGAGKLVTPPQPPARSPTTELTSKSGVSAWAAAHDPYPPLKNGNMHIIDDFESKFTFHSVEDFPPPDEFKPFQKIYPSKIARDPSKNPPLRTHVR, from the exons ATGAATGGGGGACAAACTTACCTGGTGAAGGGATTCTTGACAAGAATTGTCACCGGCCTTGGGAGTGACAGTGGGAGCAAACCAGAAATCCAAAGGAGCTCTGACCGCTGTGCAACCAGGCAACACTACACCCTGGACCACCTTGACTTTGTAATGGAAAAAGAGAATCTGTTATCAAGCCACTCGGCAGCGGATCAATCGCCCGGGTCCACCAGGCTGGGCATGGAAGATTGTGTCTCtcacctgcaggaggaggaaggagaaacagcTGGGACATGGGATGGAGTCGTGCTTGAA GCAAGTTCAGAGATACCAAAATTGCGAAAGGAAGACCAAAAAGCACGGAACGCGCTCTTAGCTGATATCCAGCAGGGAACTCGCTTGCGGAAAGTGACTCAAATCAATGACCGCAGTGCACCACAGATTGAAA aacccAAAGGAGCTAATAGAGATGGAGTTACTTCAGCCGTTAATAAAGGCGGCTCTCAGCAGCCTCTGGGAGGCTTATTTGCTGGTGGCTTTCCTGTTCTCAGACCAGCAGGCCAGAGGGACATGTCAG CAGGGAGGCCTGGGCAGCTTCCTGGAATCCGAGCAGCGGCTCCCAGGACCCCCGCCCCACCGAGCAGTGGTGCTGTGAAGGGGAGCAGTGTCCCCTCGCACCCAGCCGAGGGTCCAAGGGCAGCCATCCCACCGGAACCTCCCAGCACCTCCCGAGCCGCAGCCGGCCCCGGGCGGCCCAGCCTTCCCGCtccccctccaccacctcccGCTTCCAGCaaaccttccctcactttcccccctcctccccctctgccccctccagcCGAGCGACCTCCCAAGGGGGTCTCCCCCAACgctcctcctccgcccccccttcctcctcctcaggctgACAAACCCACCAAGTTTCAAGTGGGCACTGTGCAttcgccccctcctcctcctcctcctcccccccccttgccccttGTGCCCCCATGCGGGTTTTCCAGCAGGACATCCGATTTCTCCGCTGCTGCTTCCTCTCCACCTGAAGGAAGGGATTGTCcaccccccacaccacccccgccacctcctcccccaccccacacgCACTCCCTGACCTCAAACAGGCTCTCCtttccaccctccccagcctttaGCGCTCCTCTCGGGGGTGCTGACCTGCCCCCTCCGCTGCCTCCCAAGTCCCCCCACCTGCTGTCACAGTTCCATAAGCCAAGCAGTATCCAGTCCATGCCGCTTCCTCCCACCCCCGGCCTCCCCCAGCCCACAGCGGTGGTGGAGACCAGGAAGAAGAGACCCGGCCGAGGCGCAG GAGCCGGTGCTGGGAAGCTCGTCACacctccacagccaccagcaaggTCACCAACAACTGAACTTACAAGCAAGTCTGGAGTctcagcctgggctgcagctcaCGACCCCTACCCACCgcttaaaaatggaaatatgcaCATCATTG ATGACTTTGAATCTAAATTCACTTTCCATTCTGTGGAAGATTTCCCCCCACCTGATGAATTCAAGCCATTTCAGAAAATATACCCCAGCAAGATAGCTAGAG ATCCCTCTAAAAATCCTCCATTAAGAACACATGTGAGATGA